A single Bacteroidota bacterium DNA region contains:
- a CDS encoding electron transfer flavoprotein subunit alpha/FixB family protein, with protein sequence MSVLVFAENWDGKFKKSTYEAVSYASEIAKQTGTDVCAVAIGKIADDELKTLGKYGAAKILRSGDESLAKLNPAAYTQIIAEAAQKVSASIVIISQTYTGKSIAARVAVRLKGGFVAGATQLPSSTSPFTVRKKCFSGKGLTDVVVSSANKVIGLTPNAFQVIAADAAAAIEDFAVATNAGTYSSVETKKTAGKIALTEAELVVSAGRGLKGPENWGMVEQLADLLGAATACSKPVSDIGWRPHHEHVGQTGITIGPNLYIAIGISGAIQHLAGVSSSKVIVAINSDAEAPFFKAADYGIVGDAFDVVPKLVEAVKKFKASHN encoded by the coding sequence ATGTCGGTATTAGTTTTTGCAGAAAATTGGGATGGTAAATTTAAAAAATCAACCTACGAAGCAGTATCGTATGCAAGCGAAATTGCTAAACAAACAGGCACTGATGTATGTGCTGTAGCAATTGGTAAAATTGCTGATGATGAATTAAAAACATTGGGAAAATACGGTGCAGCTAAAATTTTACGTTCAGGTGATGAATCGTTGGCAAAATTGAATCCTGCTGCTTATACCCAAATCATTGCAGAAGCGGCTCAGAAAGTGAGCGCATCTATCGTTATAATTTCACAAACATATACAGGCAAGTCAATTGCTGCACGAGTGGCGGTTCGTTTAAAAGGCGGATTTGTTGCGGGTGCTACTCAACTTCCAAGCAGTACAAGCCCTTTTACTGTTCGTAAAAAATGCTTCTCCGGAAAAGGATTAACTGATGTGGTTGTAAGCTCTGCGAATAAAGTAATTGGCCTAACACCGAATGCATTTCAAGTAATTGCTGCCGATGCAGCTGCTGCAATTGAAGACTTTGCAGTTGCTACCAATGCAGGAACTTACAGCTCGGTAGAAACCAAAAAAACAGCAGGAAAAATTGCACTCACCGAAGCCGAATTAGTTGTATCTGCAGGTCGTGGATTAAAAGGTCCTGAAAACTGGGGAATGGTAGAGCAATTGGCAGACCTATTAGGCGCTGCAACTGCATGTTCTAAGCCCGTTTCGGATATCGGCTGGAGACCACACCACGAACACGTTGGACAAACCGGAATAACTATTGGTCCTAATTTATACATTGCTATTGGTATTTCAGGTGCTATACAGCATTTAGCAGGCGTAAGCTCGTCAAAAGTAATTGTTGCGATTAACAGTGATGCAGAAGCTCCTTTCTTTAAAGCAGCTGATTACGGTATAGTTGGAGATGCTTTTGATGTTGTACCTAAATTAGTAGAGGCAGTAAAAAAGTTTAAAGCAAGTCATAATTAA
- a CDS encoding electron transfer flavoprotein subunit beta/FixA family protein, with protein MKILVCISNVPDTTTKITFANNNKDFNTAGVQFIINPYDEIGLTRALELKEAMGGTVTVINVGAATTEPNIRKALAIGADDAIRVNAEPTDAYFVATQIAEVAKKNGYDIILTGRESIDYNGGQVAGMIAELLGMPSVSVATKLDVAGTEATLEREIDGGKEVVKMSLPLVASAQKGMAEPRIPNMRGIMTARTKPLTVVEPVGADMLTSSAGYELPPAKSACKYIKADNIDELVNLLHTEAKVI; from the coding sequence ATGAAAATTTTAGTTTGTATAAGCAACGTTCCGGATACTACTACAAAGATTACGTTTGCTAACAATAACAAGGATTTTAACACAGCAGGTGTTCAGTTTATTATCAATCCATATGATGAGATTGGCTTGACAAGAGCCTTGGAATTGAAAGAAGCAATGGGTGGAACTGTTACCGTTATCAACGTAGGCGCTGCTACTACAGAGCCAAATATTCGTAAAGCGTTAGCTATTGGTGCTGATGATGCAATACGCGTAAATGCAGAGCCTACTGATGCTTATTTTGTGGCAACCCAAATTGCTGAGGTAGCTAAAAAAAATGGATACGATATTATTTTAACCGGTCGCGAATCTATTGATTACAATGGAGGACAAGTTGCCGGTATGATTGCCGAATTACTTGGTATGCCTTCTGTTTCTGTTGCAACAAAATTAGATGTTGCAGGTACAGAAGCTACTTTAGAAAGAGAAATTGATGGTGGAAAAGAAGTTGTTAAAATGTCTTTGCCTCTTGTTGCAAGTGCTCAAAAAGGAATGGCAGAGCCACGTATCCCAAACATGCGTGGAATTATGACTGCTCGCACCAAGCCGCTTACAGTTGTTGAGCCTGTTGGAGCAGATATGCTTACATCTTCTGCCGGATACGAACTTCCTCCTGCAAAATCTGCTTGTAAATACATAAAAGCAGATAACATAGATGAGTTGGTAAATCTATTACACACAGAAGCAAAAGTTATTTAA
- a CDS encoding glycosyltransferase family 39 protein: MLFSTNYLKKNIYLIYLLLFVLGALLSFPFLGSTHLFDWDEINFAECAREMLVTNNYKTVQINFKPFWEKPPLFIWLQAASMKVFGVNEFAARFPNAVCGVTVLLMLFSIGRKIVSTTFGLIWVLVYAGSLLPQLYFKSGIIDPWFNLFIFLGIYQLLVFTDTSQTPSNYRLTLSGLFIGLAIMTKGPVALLIYCTCLLCYLVVNRFKTNIKFQHLVLFFATALSIGGLWFLFLLLSGNKQIIYDFFEYQIRLLTTQDAGHGGPFFFHFIILFIGCFPASIFAIFGFKNSATNSPTQKHVKIWMMILFWVVLILFSIVKTKIIHYSSLCYFPLTYLASYFIYQVIHEQKKWNKWISGILVFIGSLLTISFAVLPLVDKYKQEIIKSKLIKDPFAEANLQADVHWRGFESLIGALILATLITYVFYVRKNKIQKAILLLFAGTMIAFNLVFLIVLPKIEQYSQNAAIEFFKSLKDKECYAISMRYKSYAQLFYAQKKPTDHPMSIYMDWLVDGEIDKPCYFSTKITNEENVRNNFPQLQEVGRKNGFVFYVRNPPK; the protein is encoded by the coding sequence ATGTTATTTTCAACAAATTATCTTAAGAAAAATATCTATTTAATTTATTTGTTGCTGTTTGTGCTGGGGGCATTGCTATCATTTCCATTTTTGGGAAGCACCCATCTATTTGATTGGGACGAAATCAATTTTGCAGAGTGCGCCCGTGAGATGCTCGTTACGAATAATTACAAAACCGTTCAAATAAATTTTAAGCCTTTTTGGGAAAAACCTCCACTTTTTATTTGGCTGCAAGCTGCTAGCATGAAAGTGTTTGGGGTAAATGAGTTTGCTGCTCGATTCCCCAATGCGGTTTGTGGTGTAACTGTTCTTCTAATGCTTTTTTCTATTGGCAGAAAAATAGTTTCAACTACATTTGGATTAATTTGGGTATTGGTTTATGCTGGTTCGTTATTGCCTCAACTCTATTTCAAATCGGGCATTATAGACCCATGGTTCAATCTGTTTATTTTCTTGGGTATTTATCAGCTACTAGTTTTTACGGATACCTCTCAAACACCCTCTAATTATAGACTTACACTAAGCGGATTATTTATTGGATTAGCCATTATGACCAAAGGTCCCGTTGCTTTACTAATCTATTGCACCTGTCTATTGTGTTACTTAGTAGTCAACCGCTTTAAAACCAATATCAAATTCCAACATCTTGTTTTGTTTTTCGCTACTGCATTATCTATAGGTGGTTTATGGTTTTTGTTCTTACTTCTTTCCGGCAATAAACAAATCATTTATGACTTTTTTGAATACCAAATTCGTTTGCTTACCACGCAGGATGCAGGACATGGCGGGCCATTCTTTTTCCATTTCATTATTTTATTTATTGGATGCTTTCCAGCTTCCATATTTGCAATTTTTGGATTTAAGAATAGTGCGACCAATTCTCCTACTCAAAAACATGTTAAAATATGGATGATGATACTGTTTTGGGTTGTGTTGATTTTGTTTTCTATAGTAAAAACAAAGATTATTCACTATTCGTCTCTTTGTTATTTTCCGCTTACTTATTTAGCAAGCTATTTTATTTATCAGGTTATACACGAACAAAAAAAATGGAATAAGTGGATTTCCGGAATACTTGTTTTTATTGGTAGTTTGTTGACAATATCGTTTGCAGTACTTCCTTTAGTTGATAAATACAAACAAGAGATAATTAAATCTAAACTAATTAAGGACCCCTTTGCCGAAGCCAATCTGCAAGCAGATGTGCACTGGAGAGGGTTTGAATCGTTGATTGGGGCGCTAATTCTAGCTACCCTAATCACGTACGTGTTTTATGTGCGTAAAAATAAAATTCAAAAGGCGATATTGTTGTTATTTGCTGGCACCATGATTGCTTTTAACTTGGTGTTTTTGATAGTTTTGCCCAAAATTGAGCAGTATTCACAAAATGCCGCCATCGAATTCTTTAAATCCTTAAAGGATAAAGAATGCTATGCCATTAGCATGAGATACAAAAGCTATGCTCAATTATTTTATGCTCAAAAAAAACCAACCGATCATCCTATGAGTATTTATATGGATTGGCTGGTAGATGGAGAGATTGATAAGCCGTGCTATTTCTCAACGAAAATAACAAACGAAGAAAACGTAAGGAACAATTTTCCTCAATTGCAGGAAGTGGGTAGAAAAAATGGGTTTGTATTCTATGTCCGAAATCCCCCTAAATAG
- a CDS encoding class I SAM-dependent methyltransferase, translated as MKKTIFKLLNPINWVRAYNFQKKNAQYSKSSYDLELFLYSKILKNDMLHYGYFEDVTIAPDTISIRKVEEAQIKYAQNIIDLVTAKDKPILDVGCGMGGLSAMLMQQGFKPEALTPNANQKEHISKKYPTLTCYKCKFEELNTTNTYGTIINSESLQYIKLDEAFALVDKHLQPGGRWIVVDYFRTSTNTINKSGHMLSDFLEKIKSNNWKIVHQQDITPNVLPTLHLVNLYVERFMLPIKHFAFEKLRFKKAWIYYLTGDIRESIDKKITKEIASIDPVMFGKEKKYILFALEKAN; from the coding sequence ATGAAGAAAACCATATTTAAATTGCTTAATCCTATAAATTGGGTGCGAGCCTATAATTTTCAGAAAAAAAACGCTCAATACTCCAAATCTTCGTATGATTTGGAGTTGTTTCTTTACTCTAAGATTTTAAAAAACGACATGCTTCATTATGGCTATTTTGAAGATGTAACAATTGCTCCCGACACTATTTCCATTAGAAAGGTGGAAGAAGCTCAAATTAAATATGCACAAAATATTATTGATTTAGTTACGGCAAAAGACAAACCTATTTTAGATGTAGGTTGTGGAATGGGTGGATTATCTGCTATGTTGATGCAACAAGGATTTAAGCCGGAAGCGCTCACTCCTAATGCAAATCAAAAAGAGCATATAAGTAAAAAGTATCCTACGCTAACCTGCTACAAATGTAAATTCGAAGAGCTTAATACCACAAATACATACGGCACTATCATTAATTCCGAGTCGCTGCAGTATATAAAATTGGATGAAGCTTTTGCGTTGGTAGATAAGCATCTGCAGCCGGGAGGTAGATGGATTGTGGTAGATTATTTTAGAACAAGCACCAATACCATTAATAAATCGGGACACATGCTCAGCGATTTTTTGGAAAAAATAAAATCAAACAACTGGAAAATTGTTCATCAACAAGACATCACGCCCAATGTGTTGCCAACACTACATTTGGTTAATTTATATGTAGAGCGATTTATGCTTCCTATCAAGCATTTTGCTTTCGAGAAGCTAAGATTTAAAAAGGCGTGGATATATTATTTAACGGGTGATATAAGAGAATCTATAGATAAGAAAATTACAAAAGAAATTGCATCCATAGATCCGGTAATGTTTGGGAAAGAAAAGAAATACATACTTTTTGCATTGGAAAAAGCAAATTAG